One genomic window of Hymenobacter sp. J193 includes the following:
- a CDS encoding SDR family NAD(P)-dependent oxidoreductase, with translation MEFADKHILVVGASSGIGLAITRLLRQLNATVYTAARHLSPELAELGTTFVALDATQPLNGTLDALPAVLHGVVYCPGSIRLRPFERISAEDFRADFELNVVGAVQVLQATVKKLKKAEGASVVLFSTVAAETGMAFHTSIATAKAAVEGLTRALAAEYAASNIRVNAVAPSLTNTPLAAALLSSPEKQEAGAKRHPLQRIGQPEDMAYTASFLLSDHSSFITGQVLPVDGGLGRLK, from the coding sequence ATGGAATTTGCCGACAAGCATATCCTCGTTGTGGGGGCCTCCTCCGGCATTGGGCTGGCCATTACGCGCCTACTCCGGCAGCTGAACGCCACGGTGTACACAGCGGCCCGTCACTTGTCGCCGGAGCTGGCCGAGTTGGGTACCACGTTTGTAGCGCTGGACGCCACGCAGCCCCTCAACGGTACCCTGGACGCGCTGCCTGCCGTGCTACACGGCGTGGTGTACTGCCCCGGCAGCATCCGACTGCGACCCTTTGAGCGAATTAGTGCGGAAGATTTCCGGGCCGACTTTGAGCTGAATGTGGTGGGCGCCGTGCAGGTGCTGCAAGCCACCGTGAAGAAGCTGAAAAAGGCCGAAGGCGCATCTGTGGTGCTATTCAGCACGGTGGCGGCCGAGACGGGCATGGCTTTCCATACCAGCATTGCCACCGCCAAAGCCGCCGTAGAAGGCCTCACCCGCGCTCTGGCCGCCGAGTACGCCGCCAGCAATATCCGGGTGAATGCCGTGGCGCCTTCGCTCACCAACACGCCCCTGGCCGCCGCACTGCTTAGTTCCCCGGAAAAGCAGGAAGCCGGCGCCAAACGGCATCCGCTGCAGCGCATCGGGCAGCCTGAGGACATGGCTTACACCGCCTCATTTCTGCTTTCCGACCACAGCTCCTTTATAACAGGCCAGGTGCTGCCGGTGGACGGGGGCCTGGGCCGGCTAAAGTAA
- a CDS encoding pyruvate carboxylase — protein sequence MNIRKLLVANRGEIAIRVLRAATELGIPTVAIYTYEDRYSLHRYKADEAYQVGRDDEPLKPYLDIEGLIRTAKENGVNAIHPGYGFLSENATLARRCREENIIFVGPRPEVMEALGDKVAAKRVAVECQVPIIESSRQDLNSFEIALEEAHRIGYPVMLKAASGGGGRGMRVIRDDDQLEKGFFEARNEALKAFGDDTVFLEKFVEQPKHIEVQLVADNHGGLMHLYERDCSVQRRYQKVVEVAPSLNLPDHMRHLLYEYALRLGRAVNYNNVGTVEFLVNPEHDRIYFIEVNPRIQVEHTVTEMITGVDLIKTQLYIAAGYRLTDPEIGLGPDVKPLKTGYAIQCRITTEDPEQDFKPDYGTITAYRSAGGFGIRLDQGSVYTGVKVSPFFDSLLVKVSAHAPTLASAAQKMARTLDEFRVRGVNTNIQFLQNIIAHPVFMAGEANVDFIKDHAELFKFKARQDRATKVLNFLGDVVVNGNPDVKGHIDPKRELRKPRLPEYNRDSPITPGTKEKLTELGPEKFAQWLRQDKQIHYTDTTLRDAHQSLLATRMRTYDMLKVAERYAHQHPQIFSLECWGGATFDVALRFLHEDPWVRLAKLRKAVPNILLQMLIRGANGVGYKAYPDNLTERFVQQAAETGIDVFRIFDSLNWMPGMEACIGFVRNKTDRLAEASICYTGDILDPRRNQKYNLDYYLRLARQIEEAGAHILCIKDMAGLLKPYAATELITALRDTVQMPIHLHTHDTSSLQPATYLKAVEAGVDVIDVALGSLSGLTSQPNFNSVVEMLRGQERHREFDQQSLNEFSNYWETVREYYYPFESGLKAGTSEVFQHEIPGGQYSNLRPQAAALGLLDKFETVKTTFADVNQLFGDIVKVTPSSKVVGDMALFLVSNNLTTQDVLEKGATLNFPESVRELFRGDIGQPEGGWPRDVQQVILKDEQPFTDRPNEHLAPIDFDQEWQRFEKKFGQRGKFTDVLSWLLYPKVFEQYWAHLQQYGEVSIVPTPVFYYGLQPGEETIIDIARGKSIIVGLQSIGPVNEDGCRTMFFTLNGQQRNLEIRDTSVEVKRIQNPKADKANVKQVGAPLQGLLSRVLVENGQEVRKNAPLFIIEAMKMETTITAPQDTKVQTINLAEGTLVNADDLVLTLG from the coding sequence ATGAATATCCGCAAACTGCTGGTCGCCAACCGAGGCGAAATTGCCATACGCGTCCTGCGCGCGGCCACGGAGCTGGGCATCCCCACGGTAGCCATCTACACCTACGAAGACCGGTATTCTCTGCACCGCTACAAGGCCGACGAAGCCTATCAGGTGGGCCGCGACGACGAGCCGCTGAAGCCTTACCTCGATATTGAAGGCTTGATTCGGACGGCCAAGGAAAACGGCGTCAACGCCATTCACCCCGGCTACGGCTTCCTAAGCGAAAATGCCACGCTGGCCCGCCGCTGCCGCGAGGAGAACATTATCTTCGTTGGTCCCCGGCCCGAGGTGATGGAAGCCCTCGGCGACAAAGTAGCCGCCAAGCGCGTGGCCGTGGAGTGCCAGGTGCCAATCATCGAAAGCAGCCGGCAGGACCTCAACAGCTTTGAAATTGCCCTCGAAGAAGCCCACCGCATCGGCTACCCCGTGATGCTGAAAGCCGCCAGTGGCGGTGGCGGCCGGGGCATGCGCGTCATCCGCGACGATGACCAGCTGGAAAAAGGCTTTTTCGAGGCTCGCAACGAAGCCCTCAAAGCCTTCGGCGACGATACGGTATTCCTCGAGAAGTTTGTGGAGCAGCCCAAGCACATCGAGGTGCAGCTGGTGGCCGACAACCACGGTGGGCTGATGCACCTCTACGAGCGGGACTGCTCGGTGCAGCGGCGCTACCAGAAAGTGGTTGAAGTGGCGCCCTCCCTGAACCTGCCCGACCATATGCGCCACCTGCTCTACGAGTACGCGCTGCGCCTGGGCCGGGCCGTGAACTACAACAACGTGGGCACCGTGGAATTCCTGGTGAACCCCGAGCACGACCGGATTTACTTTATCGAGGTAAACCCGCGCATCCAGGTTGAGCACACGGTTACGGAAATGATAACCGGCGTCGACCTGATCAAAACCCAGCTCTACATTGCGGCCGGCTACCGCCTCACCGACCCGGAAATTGGGCTGGGCCCCGACGTAAAGCCGCTGAAAACGGGCTATGCTATTCAGTGCCGCATCACCACCGAAGACCCGGAGCAGGATTTCAAGCCCGACTACGGCACCATCACGGCCTACCGCTCGGCCGGCGGCTTCGGTATCCGCCTCGACCAGGGCTCGGTGTACACCGGCGTGAAGGTGTCACCGTTCTTTGACTCCTTGCTGGTGAAGGTATCGGCGCACGCGCCCACCCTGGCCAGTGCCGCCCAGAAAATGGCCCGTACGCTGGACGAGTTCCGGGTGCGCGGGGTGAACACCAACATTCAGTTTCTGCAGAATATCATTGCCCACCCGGTATTCATGGCTGGCGAGGCCAACGTGGACTTCATCAAGGACCACGCGGAGCTGTTCAAGTTCAAAGCCCGTCAGGACCGTGCCACCAAGGTGCTTAACTTCCTGGGCGACGTGGTGGTGAACGGCAACCCCGACGTGAAGGGCCACATCGACCCCAAGCGGGAACTGCGCAAGCCACGCCTGCCCGAATACAACCGCGACTCGCCCATCACGCCCGGCACCAAGGAAAAGCTCACCGAGCTCGGCCCCGAAAAATTTGCCCAGTGGCTGCGCCAGGACAAGCAGATCCACTACACCGACACCACCCTGCGCGACGCCCACCAGAGCCTGCTGGCCACGCGCATGCGCACCTACGATATGCTGAAGGTGGCCGAGCGCTACGCCCACCAGCACCCGCAGATATTTTCGCTCGAATGCTGGGGCGGCGCCACCTTCGACGTGGCCCTGCGCTTTCTGCACGAAGACCCTTGGGTGCGGCTGGCTAAACTGCGCAAGGCCGTGCCCAATATCCTGCTTCAGATGCTCATTCGTGGGGCCAACGGTGTGGGCTACAAGGCGTACCCTGATAACCTCACGGAACGCTTCGTGCAGCAGGCCGCTGAGACTGGCATCGACGTATTCCGCATCTTCGACTCGCTGAACTGGATGCCGGGCATGGAAGCCTGCATCGGCTTTGTGCGCAATAAGACCGACCGGCTGGCTGAAGCCAGTATCTGCTACACCGGCGACATTCTGGACCCCCGGCGCAACCAGAAATACAACCTTGACTACTACCTGCGCCTGGCCCGGCAGATTGAGGAAGCCGGCGCCCACATCCTGTGCATCAAGGATATGGCCGGGCTGCTGAAGCCCTACGCCGCCACCGAGCTGATTACCGCTTTGCGCGACACCGTGCAGATGCCCATTCACCTGCACACGCATGATACTTCTTCCCTGCAGCCGGCCACGTACCTGAAAGCGGTGGAAGCGGGCGTGGACGTGATTGATGTAGCGCTGGGCAGCCTTTCGGGCCTCACCTCGCAGCCCAACTTCAACTCCGTGGTGGAAATGCTGCGCGGGCAGGAGCGCCACCGCGAGTTTGATCAACAGTCGCTCAACGAATTCTCCAATTACTGGGAAACCGTGCGCGAATATTACTACCCGTTTGAGTCGGGGCTGAAAGCGGGTACTTCGGAAGTGTTTCAGCACGAAATCCCGGGTGGGCAGTATTCCAACCTGCGGCCCCAGGCGGCGGCGTTGGGCTTGCTGGATAAGTTTGAAACCGTGAAAACGACTTTCGCCGACGTAAACCAGTTGTTCGGCGACATTGTGAAGGTGACGCCTTCCTCGAAGGTGGTGGGGGATATGGCCCTGTTTCTGGTGTCCAACAACCTCACCACGCAGGACGTGCTGGAGAAAGGCGCCACGCTCAACTTCCCCGAGTCGGTGCGGGAGCTGTTCCGCGGCGACATCGGGCAGCCCGAGGGCGGCTGGCCCCGGGACGTGCAGCAGGTGATTCTGAAAGACGAGCAGCCCTTCACTGACCGGCCCAACGAGCACCTCGCGCCCATCGACTTCGACCAGGAATGGCAGCGGTTTGAAAAGAAGTTCGGGCAGCGCGGCAAGTTCACCGATGTGCTGTCGTGGCTGCTATACCCTAAGGTATTCGAGCAGTACTGGGCACACCTGCAGCAGTACGGGGAAGTTTCCATTGTGCCTACGCCAGTGTTCTATTACGGCCTGCAGCCCGGCGAAGAAACCATCATCGATATTGCCCGGGGCAAGAGCATTATCGTGGGTTTGCAGAGCATTGGGCCGGTAAACGAAGACGGCTGCCGCACCATGTTCTTCACCCTCAACGGCCAGCAGCGCAACCTCGAAATCCGCGACACGAGCGTGGAAGTGAAGCGCATCCAGAATCCCAAAGCCGACAAAGCCAACGTCAAGCAGGTGGGCGCCCCGCTGCAGGGGCTGCTTTCGCGGGTGCTCGTCGAAAATGGCCAGGAGGTGCGTAAGAACGCGCCCCTGTTCATCATCGAAGCTATGAAGATGGAAACCACTATCACTGCTCCTCAGGATACCAAGGTGCAAACCATTAATCTAGCCGAAGGCACCCTGGTAAACGCTGACGATCTGGTGCTGACGCTTGGATAA
- a CDS encoding M20/M25/M40 family metallo-hydrolase, with amino-acid sequence MKLVFLIVLFVHTSLLGLGQKKTPALAEGVAPSTVERVERALASDAMQGRGVPAGAAKAAQFLVAEFERIGLQPLPGLSSFEQKFTVFETRTTALFVQLNNTTVPKDKTLLISGEPHLNWADDDQSARVMVIGAEANLMKVLRPLLQPTENVVVFIDPAHAAAFKQVAEYVKHSNLRAEKPGPYSVVMALAAVGNGAVKYRVAANTTVRPVELRNVVGILPGHEPARAAEQVIFSAHYDHLGLITKVAGDSIANGADDDASGTTAVVTLAEHFKKRDDNARPLIFVAFTAEEIGGLGSRYFASQLNPQQVVAMFNIEMIGKLAKFGPNTAFITGFDKSDFGTILQRNLQGSGFRFEPDPYPEQNLFYRSDNATLARLGVPAHSISTDQIPTDKLYHSVDDEVETLNLVNMTGVISAIAQSAKSIISGQDTPTRLVVEPGQAAR; translated from the coding sequence ATGAAATTGGTTTTTCTTATTGTCTTGTTTGTGCACACGTCCTTACTGGGGCTGGGCCAGAAAAAGACGCCTGCTCTAGCCGAAGGTGTTGCGCCCTCAACTGTAGAACGCGTGGAGCGGGCTTTGGCTTCCGATGCCATGCAGGGGCGCGGGGTGCCGGCCGGAGCAGCTAAAGCAGCTCAGTTTCTGGTAGCCGAGTTTGAGCGAATCGGGCTGCAGCCCCTGCCGGGCCTCTCGTCATTTGAGCAGAAGTTTACGGTATTCGAAACCCGCACTACGGCGTTGTTCGTGCAGCTGAACAACACCACCGTACCCAAAGACAAGACCCTCCTGATTTCGGGGGAACCCCACCTGAACTGGGCCGACGACGACCAGAGTGCCCGCGTGATGGTTATTGGCGCGGAAGCAAACCTGATGAAAGTGCTGCGGCCGCTGCTGCAGCCCACCGAAAACGTCGTCGTGTTTATTGACCCTGCTCATGCCGCTGCGTTCAAACAGGTGGCCGAGTATGTGAAGCACAGCAACCTGCGCGCCGAAAAGCCGGGGCCCTATTCAGTGGTAATGGCCCTAGCGGCAGTGGGCAATGGTGCCGTTAAGTACCGTGTCGCGGCCAATACCACCGTGCGGCCCGTGGAACTGCGCAATGTAGTGGGCATATTGCCCGGCCACGAGCCCGCCCGTGCGGCCGAGCAGGTAATATTTTCAGCCCACTACGACCACCTGGGCCTGATAACCAAAGTAGCCGGCGACTCTATTGCCAACGGCGCCGACGACGATGCCAGCGGTACTACGGCCGTGGTAACCTTAGCGGAACACTTCAAGAAACGTGATGACAACGCCCGGCCGCTCATTTTTGTGGCTTTCACGGCCGAAGAAATAGGCGGGCTGGGCTCACGCTACTTTGCCAGCCAGCTCAACCCCCAACAGGTAGTAGCTATGTTCAACATTGAAATGATTGGTAAGCTGGCCAAGTTCGGCCCTAATACCGCGTTTATCACGGGGTTCGATAAGTCAGACTTCGGGACCATTCTGCAGCGCAATCTGCAGGGCTCCGGTTTCCGGTTCGAGCCCGACCCGTACCCCGAGCAGAACCTGTTTTACCGCTCCGACAACGCTACCCTGGCCCGCCTGGGCGTACCAGCCCACAGCATCAGCACCGACCAGATTCCAACGGACAAGCTATACCATAGCGTTGATGACGAAGTGGAAACGCTGAACCTCGTTAATATGACTGGCGTTATCAGCGCCATTGCGCAGAGCGCTAAAAGTATCATCAGTGGTCAGGATACGCCTACGCGCCTCGTTGTAGAACCCGGCCAGGCTGCCCGCTGA
- a CDS encoding transporter has protein sequence MRKTILLGAAALLGAATHSLAQTSGNELTDSPFVRNIRPDRPGVTITTNMLYPGQVQVDAGIQQLPASEAFGRHRAMSTATLRVGFFNHIELRATQGYLHPLARLTTGEASGRPTSPAGLAPLTVGAKFLASTVQNARSQVVVLTELTLPNGDASFVNKAYEPSARLLVSQLLGQRYGLEGNFGFRQRGFRAADTKVGQYTASLALNGPLGGNFGFFTEAYAIGRFSWQKGINTGVSWRPVPGFRVDVTAGHQLNNNGLLLGTGLSLRLPK, from the coding sequence ATGCGTAAGACCATTCTGCTGGGTGCAGCCGCGCTGTTAGGCGCCGCCACCCACTCCTTGGCCCAAACATCGGGCAACGAATTGACCGACTCTCCATTTGTACGGAATATCCGCCCCGACCGGCCCGGGGTGACTATCACCACTAACATGCTGTACCCCGGTCAGGTACAAGTAGATGCCGGTATTCAGCAGCTTCCCGCTTCGGAAGCATTTGGCCGCCACCGGGCTATGTCGACTGCTACCTTGCGCGTTGGCTTTTTCAACCATATCGAGTTGCGCGCCACGCAGGGTTACTTGCACCCACTGGCCCGCCTGACTACGGGCGAGGCCAGTGGCCGCCCAACTTCGCCAGCGGGCCTCGCGCCCCTTACGGTAGGCGCCAAGTTTCTGGCCTCTACGGTGCAGAATGCCCGTTCCCAGGTAGTAGTTCTAACAGAACTAACGCTGCCCAACGGGGATGCATCTTTCGTTAATAAAGCTTATGAGCCCAGTGCGCGCCTACTGGTGTCGCAGCTGCTGGGGCAGCGCTACGGGCTGGAAGGCAATTTTGGCTTTCGGCAGCGGGGCTTTCGGGCGGCCGATACCAAGGTTGGGCAGTACACGGCGTCTTTGGCCTTGAATGGCCCCCTTGGCGGCAACTTCGGCTTCTTCACCGAGGCGTACGCCATCGGCCGGTTTTCCTGGCAGAAAGGCATAAACACTGGCGTATCCTGGCGCCCCGTACCTGGTTTCCGAGTAGATGTAACAGCTGGCCATCAGCTCAACAACAATGGACTGCTACTGGGCACTGGCCTGAGTTTGCGCCTGCCTAAATAA
- a CDS encoding tetratricopeptide repeat protein yields METPPSRLQQLLAFYQDDPNDPFTIYALATEYRSTDPQKAWGFYHKLLTEHPEYVGTYYHAGKLLEQLKQPDEAEKVYRTGLSVARKAGQLHAASEIQGVLNSLLGLDYEDD; encoded by the coding sequence ATGGAAACTCCTCCCAGCCGCCTGCAGCAACTTCTGGCCTTTTACCAGGACGACCCGAACGACCCGTTCACGATTTACGCTCTAGCCACCGAATACCGCTCTACTGATCCGCAGAAAGCCTGGGGATTTTATCATAAGCTTCTCACGGAGCACCCTGAGTACGTGGGCACTTACTATCATGCTGGCAAGCTTCTGGAACAGCTGAAGCAGCCCGACGAGGCGGAGAAAGTATACCGCACCGGCCTTAGTGTAGCGCGCAAGGCCGGCCAGCTGCACGCCGCCAGCGAAATTCAGGGCGTGCTAAACAGCCTGCTGGGCCTTGACTACGAAGACGACTAA
- a CDS encoding electron transfer flavoprotein subunit beta/FixA family protein: MKFLVCISNVPDTTTKITFTPDNKEFNKAGVQFVINPWDEYALTRAIELKEVQGSGTVTVLNVGEADTEPNIRKALAIGADDAIRVNAYPKDAFFVAQQIASIAKDGGYDVILMGKESIDYNGFQVHGMVGELLGIPTVAPAMKLDMSGNTATLEREIEGGKEIVEVNTPFVASCQQPMCEPRIPNMRGIMTARTKPLKVVEPTGDASRTQVTEYQLPPKKQGVKLIPAESAGDLIKLLRNEAKVI, encoded by the coding sequence ATGAAGTTTCTCGTTTGCATCAGCAACGTGCCTGACACGACCACCAAGATTACCTTCACGCCCGATAACAAGGAATTCAACAAGGCGGGGGTGCAATTCGTTATCAACCCCTGGGATGAGTACGCCCTCACCCGCGCCATTGAGCTGAAGGAAGTGCAGGGTAGTGGCACGGTTACGGTACTGAACGTAGGGGAAGCCGATACCGAACCAAATATTCGCAAAGCCCTGGCCATTGGCGCCGACGATGCCATCCGGGTAAATGCGTACCCCAAGGACGCCTTCTTCGTGGCGCAGCAGATTGCCAGCATTGCCAAAGACGGCGGCTACGACGTGATTCTGATGGGCAAGGAAAGTATTGACTACAACGGCTTCCAGGTGCACGGCATGGTAGGCGAGCTGCTGGGCATCCCCACCGTAGCCCCGGCCATGAAGCTCGATATGAGCGGCAACACGGCCACGCTGGAGCGCGAAATTGAGGGCGGCAAGGAAATCGTGGAGGTAAATACACCTTTTGTGGCCAGCTGCCAGCAGCCCATGTGCGAGCCCCGCATCCCGAATATGCGCGGCATCATGACAGCCCGTACCAAGCCCCTGAAAGTAGTAGAGCCCACCGGCGACGCCTCCCGCACCCAGGTAACGGAGTACCAGCTGCCGCCCAAAAAGCAGGGTGTGAAGCTGATTCCCGCCGAAAGCGCCGGCGACCTGATCAAGCTGCTCCGCAACGAAGCCAAAGTCATCTAG
- a CDS encoding electron transfer flavoprotein subunit alpha/FixB family protein: protein MSVLVVVECDKGEVKKSSLEVASYGSQVAQLLGTTATAVAVGEASEASLAQLGEQGISKVLYDAEPRLKDFVNGAYTKLIAAAAQQEDAKVLVLANSNVGASVGSRLAVRLQASLATNVVELPKNDGGQFTVKRGAFSGKAFAEVVLTGDRKIIAVKKNSIEAQHEAGKNATVESFSAQLSDVDFADAPKQVVLQDQAGGILLPEADKVVSGGRGMKGPENWGLIEDLAKALGAATACSKPVSDVDWRPHHEHVGQTGITVSPNLYIACGISGAIQHLAGVNSSKVIVVINKDPEAPFFKAADYGIVGDVFDVLPKLTQAVKELN from the coding sequence ATGTCTGTTCTAGTAGTAGTAGAGTGTGATAAGGGCGAAGTGAAAAAGTCTTCGCTGGAAGTGGCTTCGTATGGCAGCCAGGTGGCCCAGCTGCTGGGTACCACCGCTACGGCGGTGGCCGTGGGCGAGGCCTCCGAGGCCAGCCTGGCCCAGCTGGGTGAGCAGGGCATCAGCAAAGTGCTTTACGACGCCGAGCCCCGCCTGAAGGACTTCGTAAACGGGGCCTACACCAAGCTCATTGCCGCTGCCGCGCAGCAGGAAGATGCCAAGGTGCTGGTGCTGGCCAACTCCAACGTTGGCGCCTCCGTGGGCTCCCGCCTGGCGGTGCGCCTGCAGGCCTCGCTGGCTACCAACGTGGTGGAGCTACCCAAAAACGATGGCGGCCAGTTCACGGTAAAGCGCGGGGCCTTCTCGGGCAAAGCCTTTGCCGAGGTGGTGCTCACTGGCGACCGGAAAATCATTGCCGTCAAGAAAAACTCCATTGAGGCCCAGCACGAAGCCGGCAAAAATGCTACGGTGGAAAGCTTCTCGGCCCAGCTCTCGGATGTTGACTTTGCCGATGCGCCCAAGCAGGTAGTGCTGCAGGATCAGGCCGGCGGCATCCTGCTGCCCGAAGCCGACAAGGTAGTATCGGGTGGCCGCGGCATGAAAGGTCCCGAAAACTGGGGCCTCATCGAAGATCTGGCCAAGGCCCTGGGCGCGGCTACGGCCTGCTCCAAGCCGGTATCCGACGTAGACTGGCGCCCTCACCACGAGCACGTGGGTCAGACAGGCATCACCGTGTCGCCGAACCTGTACATTGCCTGCGGTATTTCGGGGGCCATCCAGCACCTGGCCGGCGTAAACTCCAGCAAGGTGATTGTGGTCATCAACAAAGACCCCGAGGCTCCTTTCTTTAAAGCGGCCGACTACGGCATCGTGGGTGACGTGTTCGACGTGCTGCCGAAGCTCACGCAGGCGGTGAAAGAACTGAACTAA
- a CDS encoding bifunctional nuclease family protein, with protein MKKIQLEILGLSSSQSQSGSFALILGEKTGNRRLPIIIGMFEAQSIAIQIEKISPNRPLTHDLFKSFAEQVHVAILEVMISDLKEGVFYSKIVCSDGATTFELDARPSDAIAIGLRFGVPIYTVESVLSEAGIILSDLDENTEETDDEDDDEDDDDTGTADRPAPTTPKEPSGQVSLDELTKMLAQALEREDYEKAAKIRDELNKRNP; from the coding sequence TTGAAAAAAATCCAGCTTGAAATCCTGGGCCTTTCTTCCAGCCAGTCTCAATCTGGCTCGTTTGCCCTGATTCTGGGGGAGAAAACCGGCAACCGGCGCCTGCCCATCATCATTGGCATGTTTGAGGCCCAGAGCATTGCCATCCAGATCGAGAAAATCAGCCCCAACCGGCCGCTCACCCACGACCTGTTCAAGTCGTTTGCCGAGCAGGTGCACGTGGCCATTCTGGAGGTCATGATTTCGGACCTGAAGGAAGGCGTGTTCTACTCGAAAATTGTGTGCTCCGATGGGGCCACGACCTTTGAGCTGGATGCCCGTCCTTCCGATGCCATTGCCATCGGTCTGCGCTTCGGTGTGCCGATATACACTGTGGAAAGCGTGCTGAGCGAAGCCGGCATTATTCTCTCGGACCTCGACGAAAACACGGAGGAAACCGATGATGAAGATGACGACGAGGACGATGACGACACCGGTACTGCCGACCGGCCGGCTCCTACCACGCCGAAAGAGCCCAGTGGGCAGGTTTCGCTGGATGAGCTGACGAAGATGCTGGCCCAGGCCCTGGAGCGCGAAGACTACGAGAAGGCTGCCAAAATTCGCGACGAGCTCAACAAGCGCAACCCATAA
- a CDS encoding YfiT family bacillithiol transferase, with translation MLTIPEADLRYPIGHAEVPQEPLTDGRRIALLAQLAVLPDQVRVAVAGLHPEQLDTPYRPGGWSVRQVLHHLPDSHMNAYVRMRLALTEELPTIKPYEEAAWAELPDVAATPVAVSLALLEALHIRWVTLMRQLTEEQWGRRFYHPGSQKEFSLDQALALYAWHGRHHLAHITSLRQRENW, from the coding sequence ATGCTCACCATTCCCGAAGCCGATTTACGGTACCCAATCGGGCACGCCGAAGTCCCACAGGAACCCCTTACGGATGGACGCCGCATTGCGCTGCTGGCCCAGCTGGCCGTGCTGCCCGACCAAGTGCGCGTGGCCGTAGCCGGTTTGCACCCCGAGCAGCTTGATACGCCTTACCGGCCCGGCGGCTGGTCGGTGCGCCAGGTACTACACCACTTGCCCGACTCGCACATGAATGCCTACGTGCGGATGCGCCTGGCTCTGACGGAGGAGCTGCCTACCATTAAGCCCTACGAAGAAGCTGCCTGGGCCGAGCTGCCTGATGTGGCTGCTACGCCCGTAGCCGTATCCCTGGCCTTGCTGGAGGCGCTGCACATTCGGTGGGTGACGCTCATGCGCCAGCTGACGGAGGAGCAATGGGGAAGGCGCTTCTACCATCCCGGCTCCCAGAAAGAGTTTTCGCTGGACCAGGCCCTGGCGCTGTATGCCTGGCACGGGCGCCATCATCTGGCCCACATCACCAGCCTGCGCCAGCGCGAGAACTGGTAG
- a CDS encoding ABC transporter ATP-binding protein gives MIEVHNIQKAFDGNQVLKGITCTFASGQCNLVLGGSGTGKSVLLQCIVGLMKPDIGSITFDGTTFTNNKVQIRQEIRRKIGMLFQGSALFDSMTVFENTEFPLKMLTPDMSREERRDRVEFCLKRVGLENAGNKMPSEISGGMKKRVGIARAIAPNCTYLFCDEPNSGLDPATSIKIDELIYEITHEYNITTVVITHDMNSVVEIGDHIIFMHKGLKLWDGTKDEILGAKVPELREFIFSSSLVRAAKKVDDATEGGLEALASEPLSEV, from the coding sequence ATGATTGAAGTCCATAACATTCAGAAGGCCTTTGATGGCAATCAGGTGCTGAAGGGCATTACCTGCACGTTTGCGAGCGGGCAGTGCAACCTGGTGCTGGGCGGCTCGGGCACGGGCAAAAGCGTACTGCTGCAGTGCATTGTAGGGTTGATGAAACCCGACATCGGCAGTATCACCTTTGATGGCACCACCTTCACCAACAATAAGGTGCAGATCCGACAGGAAATTCGCCGCAAAATCGGGATGCTGTTTCAGGGCTCGGCGCTGTTCGACTCCATGACGGTGTTTGAAAACACGGAGTTTCCGCTGAAGATGCTCACGCCCGACATGAGCCGGGAAGAGCGTCGCGACCGGGTGGAGTTCTGCCTGAAGCGTGTGGGCCTCGAAAACGCGGGCAACAAGATGCCTTCCGAAATTTCGGGCGGCATGAAAAAGCGGGTAGGTATTGCGCGGGCTATTGCGCCCAACTGTACGTACCTGTTCTGCGACGAGCCCAACTCCGGCCTCGACCCCGCTACCAGCATCAAAATTGACGAGCTGATTTACGAAATCACCCACGAGTACAACATCACTACTGTCGTCATCACCCACGATATGAACTCGGTGGTCGAAATCGGCGACCATATCATTTTCATGCACAAGGGCCTGAAGCTCTGGGACGGGACGAAGGATGAAATACTGGGCGCCAAGGTGCCCGAGCTGCGCGAGTTTATCTTCAGCAGCAGCCTCGTGCGTGCCGCCAAAAAAGTTGACGACGCCACGGAAGGCGGCCTCGAAGCCTTGGCCAGCGAGCCGCTGTCGGAAGTATAG